The following coding sequences lie in one Xyrauchen texanus isolate HMW12.3.18 chromosome 25, RBS_HiC_50CHRs, whole genome shotgun sequence genomic window:
- the LOC127619231 gene encoding calmodulin-binding transcription activator 1-like isoform X2 gives MTAVPKDTGNVCITEGLSMDSEIEDNQFRMSILERLEQMERRMAEMAGQQQQGSGGTAGAGGGGGNGGANSQSQCVSGQAGSSFESRVVVVCEKMMNRACWAKSKRLIHSKTFRGMTLLHLAAGQGYATLIQTLIKWRTKHAESIDLELEVDPLNVDHFSCTPLMWACALGHLEAAVVLYKWDPRALAIPDSLGRLPLSIARSRGHTKLAECLEQLQREEQQQQTPSSLPPTSSMSFSPNPDIPTTNSWMVNWGSDDMVTPSGQNTGTATITTTTCTNQNPDLRRPRSEPSNYYSSECQRDLPLAKKHKPNPELLQAQLDKPVSVPLSMEQQTHKLSTSPKTLPSNPSSPDKSTSEEGIGTVGMPQAKMGSFRGGHKWASREVLRNGGGNGGSSIGKEKLANQLRQHGEPLSMLGMVGRKMVDTEILSYKEDLENQDCLSHMKDLQANMMSLTEHIIEATPEHIKREHFPPVESVPLENSGLTNTMSWLASYLGDVQHLPSIVHLSPIYSEPLTPSSNPSLSPVNSPIRVGPFEKPTLPAPAEWSEFLRASNSKVERELAQLTLSDPEQRELYEAARLVQTAFRKYKGRPLHEQQEVATTVIQRCYRKYKQLTWIALKYALYKKMTQAAILIQSKFRSYHEQKKFQQSRRAAVLIQQCYRSYREFSRLRPHRRAATAALVQHKLRSSLLTKRQDQAARKIMRFLRRCRHRVRELRKAREHESVQKSPLTM, from the exons ATAACCAATTCAGAATGTCCATCCTGGAACGGCTGGAGCAGATGGAGCGCAGGATGGCTGAGATGGCCGGTCAGCAGCAGCAGGGTAGCGGAGGCACAGCAGGGGCTGGAGGAGGTGGAGGAAACGGAGGTGCTAATAGCCAGTCTCAG TGTGTCTCTGGGCAGGCAGGAAGCTCCTTCGAGAGCCGTGTTGTAGTTGTTTGTGAGAAGATGATGAACCGGGCCTGCTGGGCCAAATCTAAACGCCTGATTCACTCCAAGACCTTCAGAGGCATGACCCTGCTGCACCTGGCCGCTGGCCAGGGCTACGCCACCCTCATCCAGACTCTCATCAAATGGCG TACTAAGCATGCAGAAAGCATCGATCTGGAGCTTGAAGTGGACCCTCTCAACGTGGATCACTTTTCTTGTACTCCACTG ATGTGGGCTTGTGCTTTGGGTCACCTAGAGGCGGCAGTTGTCTTGTATAAATGGGACCCGAGAGCACTGGCCATTCCAGACTCCCTAGGCCGCCTGCCTCTCTCCATCGCCCGATCCCGTGGCCACACTAAGCTGGCGGAATGTCTAGAGCAGCTTCAGagggaggagcagcagcagcagacaCCCTCGTCCCTGCCCCCCACCTCCAGCATGTCTTTTTCTCCCAACCCTGACATTCCCACCACCAACAGCTGGATGGTCAACTGGGGCAGTGACGATATGgtgacccccagcgggcagaacacTGGCACAGCCACCATCACTACAACCACTTGCACCAACCAGAACCCTG ATTTGAGAAGGCCAAGATCAGAGCCTTCCAACTACTACAGTAGCGAGTGCCAGCGGGATCTTCCCCTTGCCAAGAAACACAAGCCCAACCCTGAGCTTCTGCAAGCACAGCTGGATAAACCAGTGTCAGTTCCCTTGAGCATGGAGCAGCAGACACATAAACTATCAACCAGCCCTaagaccctcccctccaacccTTCCAGCCCTGACAAGAGCACCTCTGAAGAAGGTATAGGGACAGTGGGTATGCCGCAAGCTAAGATGGGGTCTTTCCGTGGAGGTCATAAGTGGGCCTCTAGAGAGGTGCTCAGGAATGGGGGTGGCAATGGTGGCAGCAGCATAGGAAAGGAGAAGTTGGCCAACCAGCTGAGACAGCATGGGGAACCCCTCAGCATGCTTGGAATGGTGGGGAGAAAAATGGTAGACACGGAAATTCTCTCTTACAAGGAGGATCTGGAGAACCAGGACTGCCTCTCACACATGAAGGATCTACAG GCGAATATGATGAGCTTGACAGAGCACATCATCGAGGCCACTCCAGAGCATATCAAGCGAGAACATTTCCCGCCAGTGGAGTCTGTTCCTCTGGAAAACAGTGGGCTCACCAATACCATGAGCTGGCTGGCCAGTTACCTGGGAGACGTGCAACACCTGCCCAGCATCGTCCACTTGAG TCCCATTTACAGTGAACCCCTGACCCCTTCATCCAACCCTAGTCTGAGCCCGGTCAACTCGCCCATTCGTGTGGGCCCATTTGAGAAGCCGACCTTGCCCGCTCCAGCAGAATGGAGTGAGTTTCTCCGAGCCTCAAACAGCAAGGTGGAGAGAGAGCTAGCCCAGCTCACCCTATCCGATCCCGAGCAGAGGGAACTCTACGAGGCAGCACGGCTGGTGCAGACCGCTTTCCGCAAGTATAAG GGACGCCCACTGCACGAGCAACAGGAAGTAGCCACCACTGTCATTCAGcgctgttacaggaagtacaagCAG CTAACATGGATAGCCTTGAAG tATGCACTTTATAAGAAGATGACGCAGGCCGCCATCCTTATCCAGAGTAAGTTCCGAAGTTACCACGAGCAGAAGAAGTTCCAGCAGAGCCGGCGGGCAGCCGTGCTGATCCAGCAATGCTACCGCAGCTACAGAGAGTTTAGTAGGCTGAGGCCTCACCGCCGAGCAGCTACTGCTGCCCTGGTTCAGCACAAACTCAG AAGCAGTCTGCTCACAAAGAGGCAGGATCAGGCTGCTCGCAAGATCATGAGGTTCCTACGGCGCTGTCGCCACAG